From the Deinococcus sonorensis KR-87 genome, the window TGTTCGAGCTGACCGACCAGGCCGCCGAACTGAAGGTGGAGGTGTAACGCATGGCAGGAAGCAGCAGGGCAAGCGGGACCTCACATGTGGCCAGTCGCCACCCGCCAGGGAGCCCAGCCCAGCTGCGACACACCTAGTCGGCTCCCCGAAAAATCACAGTACGATGCCGATATGGCCCACCCCGAAGCCAGTGAGCAGGCCCAGGACCTCAAGAACGTCGAACGGCTGAAGTTCTTCACCGACGCCGTCGTGGCCATTGCCCTCACGCTGCTGATCCTGCCGCTGCTGGAATCGGTGTCCGAAGCGGCCAGGACGCAGCAGTCCGCCACCGACATGCTGGCGGAACACAGCGGTCAGATCATGACCTTCGCGCTGAGCTTCGTGGTGGTGGCGAGTTTCTGGATCGTGCATCACCGGATCTTCGAGCACGTCTCGCGGTACACGCCCGCGCTGATGGGCCTGAGCTTCTTGTGGATGTTCACCATCGTGCTGCTGCAGTTCCCGACCGCGATGGTGGGCGCGCTGTCGCCCGAGCCGATCCTGCTGGGGCTGTACATCGGGCTGATGGCCCTGAGCAGCCTGATTCTGAGCGCCATGACCTGGCTGGTGTCGCGCGACGCCAGGATCCGGTCGGGCCGGCCGACCTTCGAGGCGTCCAGCCTGGCGGCGTCCTTCAGCAGTTCGCTGCTGTTCGTCCTGGTGCTCTGCCTGGCCCTGCTGATCCCCGGCCTGAGTTATTACGCGCTGTTTCTGCTGTTTCTCAATAGGCCGCTCCAGCGGCTCCTGCAGCCGTATTTCGCCCGTCTTCAAACACGCCTGACCTGAAGGAACCGGCCTCCGCCCAGGCCGGCACGGAGGCCTCCGGCGCTTTGCTCGGCACTTCCGGAACCGGAGTGCCAGCTCTTCAGCCGGCGGCGCGCAGGTAGTGGGCCCAGTACCCCTGCCAGACCCCGTAGGCCTCGGCCCTGGCCTGCAGGACCTGAACGCTCACCGGGCCGTACACCCGTGTGGCCGCCGCGAGCAGTTCGCGCGCGAGGACGGTCTGCGGATCGTCCAGCAGCACGCTGTCCATGCGCCCCAGGCCCCGCAACAGCACAAAGGCCGCCGACCACGGCCCCAGGCCGCGAATGCCGAGCAGCCAGGCGTGGACCTCAGCGCTGGGAGCGGAACGCAACCACCCCTTGTCGACCTGCAGGAAGGCGTTCGTAACGGCCGCCAGAGCCTCGCCCTTGCGTGCGTTGCCCACCAGCGCGCCCAGGTCCGGCGCCCCCACGTCCGCGAGGTCGGCCGGTTCCGGAAAGGCCCACAGCCGGCCGTGCGCAGTGGTCACTGACCCGCCGTACGCTTCCACCAGGCGCCGCTTGGCCGCCCTGGCCACCGGTGCCGGCGTCCGCTGCGTCAGGACCGCCCAGCAGGCGTTCTCGAAGGGGGTCAGGAATTTGACCTGATGGTAGCCGTACAGTCGCCGCAGCAGCGGCTGGAACGCCTCGTCCTGCCGGGCCAGCCGGTAGAAGGAGCGCAGGTCCTCGTCGAGGCTCAGGAAGAACCGCACACGCTCCAGGGCGAGGCGTTCCTGGTGGGACGTCAGCGGCTGATCCGCGGACAGCTCGCAGGCGAGGTCCGGCGCGTCCACGGTCCCGACCGACCGCACGTGGAACGCCACCGTCCTCCCCTGCAGGCGCACGGCCTTGGACAGTGTCTGCTCCCCGAGTGCCTGTTCGCCGCTGGTGGGGGTGAAGCCGCGCAGGAAGCCCAACGTCTGCGCGAAATCGAAGGGGGGTGCGGGGCGCAGGCGGTGCGTGGTGAGGGTGGTCATGTGGTCCTCCTTCATCCCTGATGGAAGGTGAGCTGATAGCCATCCGGGTCACGCACTGCGAACATCCGGCCAAATGGTCCCGGCTGTGGGGGCGACAGGACCGTACCCCCGGACGCGACGATGCGGGCATGGGTGGCGTCCACGTCCTGCACGGCGAACCACAGGCTGACACCCACCCCGAACGCCCCGCCGAGGTCGGTGGTGGCCAGCGGCTCGCGAATGGCGAAGATGGCGCCGTCCTGATCCTGAAACACCACCGCGCCCGGCCGGTCCTGCCCATGGGCCTCGAAGCCGATCACCTGCGTATAGAACGCCCGCGAAGCCTGCAGGTCCCGCACCTGCACCGAAGCGAAATCCAATCGTGTCTGCATCTCGTCCACCTCCTCATCCAGCATCGGGCAGGCTGGTGACACCGTCCTGTCAGCAGCGTTCAGCGGTAGTGGTCGAGGATGCGCCCGGCCTCCTGGCGCAGGCGGGTCTGCAGCGCGGCCGGTTCGAGCACGCGCGCGGCGCCACCCCACGACAGCAGCCACGCCAGGACGTCCTCGACGTTGCGGACGCGCAGGGTGACGAGCAGCCCGCCCGGCGTGTCCTGCAGCTCAGTGACGAAATACGACGGAGTCTGCCGCACCCAGCGCGCCACCTCCGCGGCAAACAGCACCCGCACGACCGTGTCGCGCGCCTCCCTTGCCTCGTCGCGCCGCAGCTGGAACCCCGGCTGCCGCTCGAAGTGCTGACCGGTGAGCGTCAGGTCGTCCAGGTGCTCCAGGCGGAAGGTCCGCAGCGCGCCGCGCGCATGATCGAACGCCGACAGCATCCACGCGGTGTTCAGCCGGAACAGGGCATGCGGATCGGCGCGGCGTTCCTCCGGCCGGGCGTGGCGTTTGTGGTACTGGAACCTCACCCCCTGCCGCCGGACGATCGCCTCCCGCAGCACCAGCAGCTTGCGCTGCGTGTCTTCTCCGTTCGGGTCACGCTGCACCAGCCTGAGGTTGTCGCGCAGGAACGCCACGTCGCCGCGCACCTCCTCGCTGAGCACGGCGCTGATCTTGCGGGCCGCCTGCTGCGCCGCGCTCGCGAGCTCCGCGTCGAACGACGCCGTAACCACGTCGCTGCCGAGCATCAGCATGATCGCCTCGTTCACACTGAAGCGCAGCGGTGGCAGGAAGTAGCCGTCCATCAGGGTGTAGCCCTGCCCCGGCGCGCTGACGATCGGCACGCCGGCCTCGTTGAGCGCGAGCACGTCACGGTAGATGGTCCGTTTCGAGACGTCGAGCGAGCGGGCGAGGTCCTCGGCACGCGCCCGTCCACGACCCTGAAGCGTCAGGACGATGGCGAGCAGGCGGTCGGTACGGTTCACGTGAGGCCAGTATGCCCTGGCCCAGACCTGCAGCGCGGAGGGACGGTGGATACGCGGCATCACCAAACGGAGGCGGAGAGAGAAGGAGCGCGGGCCAGCGGATGTCCGCTGGCCCGCGCTGGGTGCCGGGGGTTACTGAGGGCCGACGTTGACGTTGGCGTTGTCGAGCTTGGAGAGCCAGCGCTGGTACTCCTGCTTCTCGGTGTCAAGGGTGGCGGTGCCGCCGCTCACGTTGCCAGTGCAGACGGTGTTGTTCAGGCCGCAGTCCGGCACCCACCAGGGGTTGGTCGTCGTCGTGCCGTCACTCTTGACCTTGGTCCACATCACGAAGTTGTCCCGCATCACGTTGTTCGCAAACATCGCCGGCGTCTTCTGCCCCAGCTTGTACGGATCCCACACATACAGGCCCACGTTCTGCGCCGCAATCGGCCGGCCGTCCGGCAGGCGACCGCTGCTGATCACCCGGTTGTTATAGATCTGGTTGTCCACGCCACCCGCGATGCCCAGCCCATGGTTGGTGGTGGCGACGATCTGGTTGTTGTACACCCGGGCATGGCCCATCAGGCTCGGGTCGCTCGCCTGCCCGTCGCCCAGCAGGATCCCGCCGCCGGGGTAGGTCGCGTTATTGGCGGGGTCAGCGTTGTAGGCGCCCTGGATGTAGTTGTCGTGGATCAGGTACGGGCTGGCCGCGGTGCCACTGCTGAGGTAGAAGTTCATGTTCTCCTCGGTGTAGCTGTGATACGGCGCGTTGATGATCTCGTTCCAGCTGATGTCCACGTTCGCCACCCGCTGGATGCTGTTGAACAGCACCGCCTGGCTGATATTGCGCTTGCCGTTATACCCGTTGTTGCCGTCACTCTGGCGCCCATCGATGTTGCGCAGCTGGTTGTTGCGGATGCGGATCCCCTCACCCTTGCTGGGGTCACCGTAGAAGCTGCGCAGGTAGATGCCGGTGCCGTGCTCGAAGTAGTTGTTCTCGATGGTGATGTTGTACGCCTCTTCGAGGTTGGCGAAGCGCCCCATGATCCGGCCCGCGACGTTCGGGTTCAGGCCGTAGCCCTTGTTGTTGCGCAGGGTCACGCGGTTACGGAAGCCGGCCACCAGGTTGCCGCGGCCACGCAGCGTGCTGTTCTCGATGATCACCGGCTCACTGGTCTTGATCGTGATCACCGGGACTTTCGGATCCAGGCTCTGCCAGTTGCCACTGTACGTGCCACCCTTCGTGATGGTGATCGGGCCATCGAAGCTCTGTGGCGTCACCGGGGGAGGGGTGCTGCCGGAGCTGTCGGAGGTGCTGCAGCCGCGCAGCGTGGCGTTCGCCCAGTCGGCGTGGTCGAAGTAGTTGTTGTCGCCCGCATCGGTCACGACAAGTTTCAACTCGTCCTTGCCCGAGATATCCACGCTGATGCTCTTGGTGTCGCTGTCACCGGTCATGGTGCCGCTGTCGTACAGCTTGGTGCCGTCCGCCCACACCTGGAACACCACGCTGCCCAGGCTCCCCACCTCGTCATCCACGCCGATGTCCGACGTGAAGGTGTCACACTTCCCGCTGAGGTCGAAGGTCATGGAGGAATCCGAGTGCACGCCGAAGCCAGTGCCGTAGCTCTCGCCATTCAGCATCAGGGTCTTGCCGTCGCCGCCCTTGAAGCCCGCGTTGCTGCGGTTGATCTCAATGGGGCCCCAGCCGCTGGTAGCCGCGGTCCAGTCCTCGTTGCTCAGGGTGTTGTCCCCGTCATCGATGGACAGCGCCCGGATGGTGTGCCGCGGCCCACCGGTCCAGCTGGCATCGTGACCGTCGTAGATGAACGTCTGCTTGGCGGTGGCCGTCGCACTGACGGGTGTGGGATTGCTTCCACACGCGGCCAGAGTTGCGGTCAATGCAGTGACCAGGCCCAGAACAACGGGACGCTTCAGCAGAGAAAAGGCAGCGAAAGAATGTGTGGTCATGGAATCTCCTGTGGGCCTGCGTCTCGCACGCGGCATGAGGCACCGACCAGACGGGGGCCTGGGTCAGTGTGCTAAGGCGCTGAGATGATGCAGGAGACAGGAGCGCTGGGCACGGGTTGGCGGGGCAGTTCAATTCGATGCAGGTGGGGCGTGAAGGACAGCGGGGTGGTCTGGCCAGTTCATCTGCGGTGACGAACGTTGTGGTCCCTGAAACTCAGAAGGTGAGGGAACGGGCGTTCGTCAGGGTGGCCAGAAAACGCATTTAGAGATCGCTGCTTAAAGTAAAAGTAAACGTTGCCTTCGGGATGCATAAAAACCTGCCCTCGAATGAAGAACGTGAGATTTTAGTGGGTCACGTGCTGAAAAATTATGAGAGGGACAGATTTTGACGTGTCAGACCTGATTCATAGAATCAGCCTGCATGAGAGTCCCAACCTTAATGTTTCTTGATGTTGAACGATACCGACATATTTTCCGGACTTCTGACGCTAGCTCTGAGGCAGAAATGAGGTTGACTCAAGACAGATGGGTAGCGTTCTTAGAGAGCTGGAAGCAGATGAGGTCTGCCCTTCCCACCGGTCTGACCTGCTTCCTCAGCTAGGTCCGGATCGATCCGGACAGGAACCCGCGACCGGGCATTGGGGCGTGGTCTGACGAGGACGCCTGCAGGTGGACCGGGCAGACGCGCAGACTCAACGTCCTCAGCCGGATGGCTGAATACTCGGCGGCCGGTGCCTGGAGCTCAGAAGAGTTCACCGCAGCAACCCCATTAGGATGCTGAACCCCATGCCAAAACAGGGCCGCGGGTCCCGAAGGACCCGCGGCCGGTTGTTCTGATTCGGTTGCTGTTACAGCGGGCTGAAGACGAACTTGTCGCTGGTGCCGCCGCGCAGCACACAGTCGGTGTGTTCGCCCAGGAACATCCCGCCGGTCACAGCTTCCAGGGCGCCCCACACCGCGCCGAGGGTGAAGGTGCACTTCCGGTCGCTGCCGAGCGGCTCGCCGGCGCTGCACACCGTCTCCTGCGTCTCGATCACGATGGTGTCACCTTCCTGGTACGAGCGGGTCACGGCGCACAGCCGGGTGCCGCCGCGGCCGACCGCCTGATCCAGCGCCGCGGCGATCTGGTCGACCGGCACGTTCTTGCCGGCGAGGCCGAGCTCGGTGGCGAGCTGCTGGCCGCGCACCTTGCCAGCGCGGGTGAACACCACGGCGGCGCCGTCCGGCCCGAGGGTGTCCTCCACGCCGGTGATGACGGCCTTGAAGCACACGATGCTGCTGTAATCGCCCAGCTGAGGACGCAGGGCAGGGATGGCGGTGACGGTCATGGGGGATCTCCTGGGGGGATAGAGTGAGGCGAGCAGACGATCAAGCGCGTTCATACGCCTGGAACAGCGATCAGAGGATGGTGGAGATGCTGTGGGCGGCGTCGCGCGCTTCCATGTGGAGCAGGCCCAGGTTCATGCCGCTGGGCGCCACGACCGCCAGCACGCCCTTGCCGGCCGCGTACAGGTACACCTGGCCTTCGGTGCCGCTGACGCTCATTTCGGTCAGGCTGCCGGAGCCGAGCGTGTCGTTGATGCGCTTGCCCAGGCCCAGCGCGGTGGCGGCCATCGCAGCAACCCGGTTGGCGTCGGTGCCGCCATTCATCGCCTGAGCGATCGGCAGGCCGTCGGCGGTGGCGATCAGCGCGCCGCGCAGTTCCGGCAGGTTCACCCGCAGGTTGTTGAGGGTCTCGTGAAGCTGCTGCTGCTTGCTCATCGTTGCGGTCATGGCGTCTCCTGGGAGGGAAAAAGGGGCGAGAGGTCGGGGAGGCGGGAGGCGCTGCTGTCCAGCTGTTCCAGCAGCGTGGCGAGCAGGTCGTGACAGGCGGCAGGATCGGTGGCGTTGAGGCCCAGCACCTGGCTGGGGGGCAGGTCGA encodes:
- a CDS encoding NPCBM/NEW2 domain-containing protein, with product MTTHSFAAFSLLKRPVVLGLVTALTATLAACGSNPTPVSATATAKQTFIYDGHDASWTGGPRHTIRALSIDDGDNTLSNEDWTAATSGWGPIEINRSNAGFKGGDGKTLMLNGESYGTGFGVHSDSSMTFDLSGKCDTFTSDIGVDDEVGSLGSVVFQVWADGTKLYDSGTMTGDSDTKSISVDISGKDELKLVVTDAGDNNYFDHADWANATLRGCSTSDSSGSTPPPVTPQSFDGPITITKGGTYSGNWQSLDPKVPVITIKTSEPVIIENSTLRGRGNLVAGFRNRVTLRNNKGYGLNPNVAGRIMGRFANLEEAYNITIENNYFEHGTGIYLRSFYGDPSKGEGIRIRNNQLRNIDGRQSDGNNGYNGKRNISQAVLFNSIQRVANVDISWNEIINAPYHSYTEENMNFYLSSGTAASPYLIHDNYIQGAYNADPANNATYPGGGILLGDGQASDPSLMGHARVYNNQIVATTNHGLGIAGGVDNQIYNNRVISSGRLPDGRPIAAQNVGLYVWDPYKLGQKTPAMFANNVMRDNFVMWTKVKSDGTTTTNPWWVPDCGLNNTVCTGNVSGGTATLDTEKQEYQRWLSKLDNANVNVGPQ
- a CDS encoding VOC family protein, whose protein sequence is MQTRLDFASVQVRDLQASRAFYTQVIGFEAHGQDRPGAVVFQDQDGAIFAIREPLATTDLGGAFGVGVSLWFAVQDVDATHARIVASGGTVLSPPQPGPFGRMFAVRDPDGYQLTFHQG
- a CDS encoding TMEM175 family protein, producing MAHPEASEQAQDLKNVERLKFFTDAVVAIALTLLILPLLESVSEAARTQQSATDMLAEHSGQIMTFALSFVVVASFWIVHHRIFEHVSRYTPALMGLSFLWMFTIVLLQFPTAMVGALSPEPILLGLYIGLMALSSLILSAMTWLVSRDARIRSGRPTFEASSLAASFSSSLLFVLVLCLALLIPGLSYYALFLLFLNRPLQRLLQPYFARLQTRLT
- a CDS encoding helix-turn-helix transcriptional regulator, which gives rise to MNRTDRLLAIVLTLQGRGRARAEDLARSLDVSKRTIYRDVLALNEAGVPIVSAPGQGYTLMDGYFLPPLRFSVNEAIMLMLGSDVVTASFDAELASAAQQAARKISAVLSEEVRGDVAFLRDNLRLVQRDPNGEDTQRKLLVLREAIVRRQGVRFQYHKRHARPEERRADPHALFRLNTAWMLSAFDHARGALRTFRLEHLDDLTLTGQHFERQPGFQLRRDEAREARDTVVRVLFAAEVARWVRQTPSYFVTELQDTPGGLLVTLRVRNVEDVLAWLLSWGGAARVLEPAALQTRLRQEAGRILDHYR
- a CDS encoding roadblock/LC7 domain-containing protein; protein product: MTATMSKQQQLHETLNNLRVNLPELRGALIATADGLPIAQAMNGGTDANRVAAMAATALGLGKRINDTLGSGSLTEMSVSGTEGQVYLYAAGKGVLAVVAPSGMNLGLLHMEARDAAHSISTIL
- a CDS encoding DNA-3-methyladenine glycosylase family protein, which codes for MTTLTTHRLRPAPPFDFAQTLGFLRGFTPTSGEQALGEQTLSKAVRLQGRTVAFHVRSVGTVDAPDLACELSADQPLTSHQERLALERVRFFLSLDEDLRSFYRLARQDEAFQPLLRRLYGYHQVKFLTPFENACWAVLTQRTPAPVARAAKRRLVEAYGGSVTTAHGRLWAFPEPADLADVGAPDLGALVGNARKGEALAAVTNAFLQVDKGWLRSAPSAEVHAWLLGIRGLGPWSAAFVLLRGLGRMDSVLLDDPQTVLARELLAAATRVYGPVSVQVLQARAEAYGVWQGYWAHYLRAAG